Proteins found in one Triticum aestivum cultivar Chinese Spring chromosome 4D, IWGSC CS RefSeq v2.1, whole genome shotgun sequence genomic segment:
- the LOC123100329 gene encoding uncharacterized protein produces MTTVRVLLTVALVISLLALGHHPLAHARHVKDPSIPTGDSSSVKKGLQQGSNMKLDAGKTKKVENVRVEETPKGSVEPSFGNRGSLGAESDKVAVLARRGEPPKPHPKKHN; encoded by the exons ATGACTACTGTCCGAGTTCTTCTTACAGTTGCCCTGGTCATCTCCCTGCTCGCCCTTGGCCATCATCCTCTCGCTCATGCTCGCCACG TGAAGGACCCGTCCATACCAACCGGTGATTCCTCGTCTGTAAAGAAAGGATTACAGCAAGGGAGCAACATGAAGCTCGATGCCGGGAAGACGAAGAAAGTTGAAAACGTGAGAGTGGAGGAGACACCAAAGGGATCTGTTGAACCAAGCTTTGGCAACCGGGGGAGCCTTGGTGCTGAGTCTGATAAGGTGGCCGTGCTTGCTCGCCGTGGAGAACCACCCAAGCCTCACCCGAAAAAACACAACTAA